The Quercus lobata isolate SW786 chromosome 4, ValleyOak3.0 Primary Assembly, whole genome shotgun sequence genome segment GATGATAGTTCAGAATCCAATGAAACACCTCCGAGATTTTCTCATTATTCCAATTCCATAATGGAAATTTTCTCACCAGCCAGGTCTAGTGATTCCGAAAATTATTTAGAAATAATAATTCCAAATTCTTCAATTCCACACTTCTTTCCACTCCCTAATGGACCAACAACAAGTCTTTCCATTCCAATAATCTTCCCACCCACCATTTCTGAAACTCAGACAGAAGATGGTTGCTCAAAATCTAACAAAACACCTCGTGCAGAAACACAACTCTCTTATTCCGTAGTTCCACTCTTACCACCAGCCAAGTCTCAAACAGACAAcagaaattctgaaaattatgaaataattccCACCGATCCTTCCATATCAACAGGTCCTAGACGCACAATCGGAACAGCAATCTTCAATCACTTGACTGAGTTTCTTAAGCTGAAGAGCAGTAACAGTCCAAAATTCactcatcccaaaaaaaattccatactGTCATTCTTTTCCGCAGCCAAAGACTTGATCGAAATTATTGAAAGGAAACAATTTCCTTTGCAAATGCTACTTAAAGCCACTAACAACTTCTCAGAAGATCACAAGATTGGGAAAGGTTGCTTTGGCTCAGTTTACCGTGCCACTTTAGATGGTGGCCAAGAAGTGGCTATTAAGCGCCAGGGCAGTGCTCGTGCCTTCCTAATTGAATTGAAAGCATTGTTCCACCTCAATCACAAGAATGTTGCTTGCTTAGTAGGATTTTGTGAGGATGGTAATGAGTACGCATTGGTATACGAGTACATGAAAAATGGTACCCTTCATGACCATCTTCATGAGCTTCAAAGTACTCCTCTAATGTCATCATGGACTGCCCGGATTAAAGTGGCACTAGACATAGCCAGAGGCATTGAGTATCTACATGTGTATGCAGTACCACAAATCATACACCGCAATATCAAGACGTCTAACATATTATTAGATGCTACGTGGACTGCCAAAGTGTTTGATTTCTGCCTGTCTGAGAAGGCCCCCATGGACTTCAAGTCACACCATTTGGATTGTGTGGCTGGCACCATTGGTTACATGGACCCCGAGTACTTTAGTCTTCGGCAGTTGACAACCAAAATTGATGTATACAGCTTTGGAGTTGTATTGCTAGAAATGTTGTCTGGGTACAAGGCActtcataaaaatgaaaatggtgAGCAAAGGCTTATAGTTGATTTTATAGTGCCATTCATTGCC includes the following:
- the LOC115986217 gene encoding serine/threonine-protein kinase PBS1-like codes for the protein MDVKNPFLNGDLSEEVYMQPSPSLSIESNKVCHIRRDLYGLKQAPRAWLVKFKSTIFHLGYTANYTFEVRELDKGVMFSKDNIVGDILAGLTDSRTVDTSVELNVSQYLSVPRSTHYAAVLCILQYLKEFVASSNNSNPGGPTIREERKHSTKESASIASLFPPNNSDTDDSSESNETPPRFSHYSNSIMEIFSPARSSDSENYLEIIIPNSSIPHFFPLPNGPTTSLSIPIIFPPTISETQTEDGCSKSNKTPRAETQLSYSVVPLLPPAKSQTDNRNSENYEIIPTDPSISTGPRRTIGTAIFNHLTEFLKLKSSNSPKFTHPKKNSILSFFSAAKDLIEIIERKQFPLQMLLKATNNFSEDHKIGKGCFGSVYRATLDGGQEVAIKRQGSARAFLIELKALFHLNHKNVACLVGFCEDGNEYALVYEYMKNGTLHDHLHELQSTPLMSSWTARIKVALDIARGIEYLHVYAVPQIIHRNIKTSNILLDATWTAKVFDFCLSEKAPMDFKSHHLDCVAGTIGYMDPEYFSLRQLTTKIDVYSFGVVLLEMLSGYKALHKNENGEQRLIVDFIVPFIAQDQIHRVLDPRVPPPTPVERKAVAHVGSLAVACIMETVNQERLVEYLEELQLKEDTNNCYAAALGGETLTQNPHLERQ